The following proteins are co-located in the Dehalococcoides mccartyi 195 genome:
- a CDS encoding S41 family peptidase, translating to MTLRIKVLLGTILAMVGLLVSFGVGYLSGGIAALNSDENLSSIVNAWQIITTEYVEPDSIDQAALAEAAIKGMMDELDDPHSVYLNAEDYQSSLEYDDGKYVGIGATVQIEDEAIVLVPYDGSPAALAGIQAGDILLEVDGQSVAGFSLADLSPLVRGEKGTSLTLLVERSSSDQPLLFEVTRDEILISSVTSEMMGDIAYIRISRFSERTDEELEQVLKNLGSAEGIVLDLRGNPGGLVSSVINVTSRFVSSGVVLTTVDNEGNSSEYSVVPKTVTTSLPMVVLVDQYSASGSEALSGALQDYGRATIAGKTTYGKGSVNRTFNVTPDTGIYLTIGRWYTPNGRMIEGQGITPDIELELTGDEAVSWALGFLHGDT from the coding sequence ATGACTTTGAGAATAAAAGTATTGCTGGGTACTATTCTGGCTATGGTCGGTTTGCTGGTTTCTTTCGGGGTGGGTTATCTAAGCGGCGGGATAGCCGCCTTAAATAGCGATGAAAACCTGTCCAGCATTGTAAATGCCTGGCAGATTATCACTACCGAATACGTAGAGCCGGATAGTATTGACCAGGCAGCTCTGGCTGAAGCGGCCATAAAGGGCATGATGGATGAACTGGATGACCCTCATTCCGTTTATCTGAATGCCGAAGACTACCAGTCCAGCCTGGAATATGATGACGGAAAGTATGTGGGCATAGGTGCTACTGTCCAGATAGAAGATGAAGCTATTGTCCTGGTTCCTTATGATGGTTCTCCGGCAGCTCTGGCCGGTATACAGGCCGGTGATATTTTGCTGGAAGTGGACGGGCAGTCAGTGGCCGGGTTCAGTTTGGCAGACCTGTCCCCGCTGGTAAGGGGAGAAAAGGGGACTTCGTTAACCCTGCTGGTGGAAAGAAGCTCCTCTGACCAGCCGCTGCTGTTTGAAGTCACCCGTGATGAAATACTGATTTCCAGCGTTACCTCCGAGATGATGGGTGATATAGCATATATACGTATCAGCCGTTTCAGCGAAAGAACAGATGAGGAACTGGAGCAGGTGCTTAAAAACCTGGGCAGTGCGGAAGGTATTGTGCTGGATTTGCGGGGTAATCCCGGCGGTCTGGTAAGCTCGGTTATAAACGTAACCAGCCGCTTTGTAAGCAGCGGGGTGGTTTTGACTACGGTGGACAATGAAGGAAACTCCTCTGAATATAGTGTAGTGCCTAAAACGGTAACGACCAGTTTGCCCATGGTAGTTTTGGTAGACCAGTACAGCGCCAGCGGCTCGGAAGCCCTTTCCGGTGCTTTGCAGGACTACGGGCGGGCAACTATTGCGGGAAAAACCACCTATGGCAAAGGCAGCGTAAACCGCACCTTCAATGTAACGCCGGATACGGGTATCTACCTGACTATAGGCCGCTGGTATACACCCAACGGGCGGATGATAGAAGGGCAGGGTATTACCCCGGATATAGAGCTGGAGCTGACCGGGGATGAGGCTGTCAGCTGGGCATTAGGTTTCCTGCATGGGGACACCTGA
- the pheS gene encoding phenylalanine--tRNA ligase subunit alpha: protein MEEIKNITEITQSALAELEAITELKDLEAWRVRYLGKKSLLTGALRNLASLPIEERKAAGAAANEAKAALEAAFLEKEQLSKEKQFASRSEGLDITLPGRPWPIGRIHPLTQVTNEVTAIFSTLGFSVLEGPEIEDDYHNFEALNIPEDHPARENMQTFWIDRPNEDGRLDTLLRTHTSPMQVRYMEKNKPPIRIVVPGKVYRYEATDATHIPMFTQVEGLVVDEGISMAHLKGTLMEFCRRFFGANRKVRFRCDYFPFVEPGVEVAVSCTCGGKKECSVCHGSGWLEILGAGMVHPRVLERVGIDSEKYTGFAFGMGLERLPMLRYGIDDIRLFYSNDTRFLRQF, encoded by the coding sequence ATGGAAGAAATTAAGAATATCACCGAAATTACCCAAAGTGCCCTTGCCGAACTGGAAGCCATAACGGAACTTAAAGACCTTGAAGCGTGGCGTGTCCGGTATCTGGGCAAGAAAAGCCTGCTGACCGGGGCACTCCGGAATCTGGCCAGTTTGCCTATAGAAGAACGCAAAGCGGCCGGAGCGGCAGCCAACGAGGCCAAAGCCGCACTTGAAGCTGCTTTTTTAGAGAAAGAGCAGCTATCTAAAGAAAAACAGTTTGCCAGCCGCAGTGAGGGGCTGGATATTACTTTGCCCGGCAGACCCTGGCCTATCGGCCGGATACACCCCTTGACCCAGGTTACCAATGAAGTGACTGCTATCTTCTCCACTCTGGGTTTTTCCGTACTGGAAGGGCCGGAAATAGAAGATGACTATCATAATTTTGAGGCTCTTAATATTCCGGAAGACCACCCTGCCAGAGAAAATATGCAGACCTTCTGGATAGACCGGCCTAATGAAGACGGCAGGCTGGATACTTTGCTTCGCACCCATACCTCTCCCATGCAGGTGCGCTATATGGAGAAAAACAAACCCCCCATACGGATAGTTGTTCCGGGCAAGGTTTACAGGTATGAAGCTACCGATGCCACCCATATTCCCATGTTTACCCAGGTGGAAGGGTTGGTGGTGGACGAAGGCATTTCCATGGCTCACCTGAAAGGCACTTTGATGGAGTTTTGCCGCCGCTTTTTCGGGGCTAACCGCAAGGTGCGTTTCCGCTGTGACTACTTCCCCTTTGTAGAGCCGGGTGTGGAGGTAGCGGTAAGCTGTACTTGCGGGGGCAAAAAAGAATGCAGCGTCTGCCATGGTTCCGGCTGGCTGGAAATACTGGGGGCGGGCATGGTACACCCCAGGGTGCTGGAGAGGGTAGGTATAGATTCGGAAAAATATACCGGCTTTGCCTTTGGCATGGGGCTGGAAAGATTGCCCATGCTGAGATACGGGATTGATGATATCCGTCTGTTCTACTCTAACGATACTAGATTCTTGAGGCAGTTTTAA